Proteins found in one Pyrus communis chromosome 15, drPyrComm1.1, whole genome shotgun sequence genomic segment:
- the LOC137718790 gene encoding tubulin alpha chain-like isoform X2 yields the protein MRECISIHIGQAGIQVGNACWELYCLEHGIGPDGQMPSDKTIGRGDDAFNTFFSETGAGKHVPRAIFVDLEPTVIDEVRTGTYRQLFHPEQLISGKEDAANNFARGHYTIGKEIVDLCLDRIRKLADNCTGLQGFLVFNAVGGGTGSGLGSLLLERLSVDYGKKSKLGFTVYPSPQVSTSVVEPYNSVLSTHSLLEHTDVSVLLDNEAIYDICRRSLDIERPTYTNLNRLVSQVISSLTASLRFDGALNVDVTEFQTNLVPYPRIHFMLSSYAPVISAEKAYHEQLSVAEITNSAFEPASMMAKCDPRHGKYMACCLMYRGDVVPKDVNAAVATIKTKRTIQFVDWCPTGFKCGINYQPPTVVPGGDLAKVQRAVCMISNSTSVAEVKESSQRRARILLLWRRIMRRLAPSLPREMTETRVMTTDPQP from the exons ATGAGAGAGTGCATTTCCATCCACATCGGGCAAGCCGGAATCCAAGTCGGCAACGCCTGCTGGGAGCTCTACTGCCTCGAGCACGGCATTGGCCCCGATGGCCAGATGCCCAGCGACAAGACCATCGGCCGCGGCGATGACGCCTTCAACACCTTCTTCTCCGAGACCGGTGCCGGAAAGCACGTCCCCCGCGCCATCTTCGTCGATCTGGAGCCCACCGTCATCGACGAGGTCCGCACCGGCACCTACCGCCAGCTCTTCCACCCTGAGCAGCTCATTTCCGGCAAGGAAGACGCTGCCAACAACTTCGCCCGCGGTCACTACACCATCGGCAAAGAGATCGTGGATCTCTGCCTCGACCGCATCAGGAAACTCGCTGACAACTGCACCGGGCTTCAAGGGTTCTTGGTCTTCAATGCCGTCGGTGGCGGTACCGGATCGGGTCTCGGATCGTTGCTTCTGGAGCGGCTTTCGGTTGACTACGGAAAGAAATCCAAGCTGGGATTCACTGTGTACCCTTCTCCTCAGGTTTCTACATCTGTTGTGGAGCCTTACAACAGTGTTCTCTCCACCCATTCTCTGCTGGAGCACACCGACGTGTCTGTGTTGCTCGACAATGAGGCCATCTACGACATCTGCCGCAGGTCCCTCGACATCGAGCGTCCAACCTACACCAATCTGAATCGCCTCGTCTCTCAg GTCATTTCTTCGTTGACAGCGTCGTTGAGGTTCGACGGAGCTCTGAATGTGGATGTGACCGAGTTCCAGACGAACTTGGTTCCATACCCCAGGATCCATTTTATGCTTTCCTCGTATGCTCCGGTGATCTCCGCTGAGAAGGCGTACCACGAGCAGCTCTCGGTGGCTGAGATCACCAACAGTGCATTTGAGCCCGCTTCCATGATGGCCAAGTGCGATCCCCGCCATGGCAAGTACATGGCCTGCTGCTTGATGTACCGTGGTGATGTCGTTCCCAAGGATGTGAATGCCGCTGTGGCCACCATCAAGACCAAGAGGACAATCCAGTTTGTGGATTGGTGCCCTACTGGGTTCAAGTGCGGTATCAATTACCAGCCACCAACTGTTGTTCCCGGCGGTGACCTTGCCAAGGTGCAGAGGGCTGTTTGCATGATCTCCAACTCCACCAGTGTTGCTGAGGT GAAGGAGAGTTCTCAGAGGCGCGCGAGGATCTTGCTGCTCTGGAGAAGGATTATGAGGAGGTTGGCGCCGAGTCTGCCGAGGGAGATGACGGAGACGAGGGTGATGACTACTGATCCTCAACCTTGA
- the LOC137718790 gene encoding tubulin alpha chain-like isoform X1 encodes MRECISIHIGQAGIQVGNACWELYCLEHGIGPDGQMPSDKTIGRGDDAFNTFFSETGAGKHVPRAIFVDLEPTVIDEVRTGTYRQLFHPEQLISGKEDAANNFARGHYTIGKEIVDLCLDRIRKLADNCTGLQGFLVFNAVGGGTGSGLGSLLLERLSVDYGKKSKLGFTVYPSPQVSTSVVEPYNSVLSTHSLLEHTDVSVLLDNEAIYDICRRSLDIERPTYTNLNRLVSQVISSLTASLRFDGALNVDVTEFQTNLVPYPRIHFMLSSYAPVISAEKAYHEQLSVAEITNSAFEPASMMAKCDPRHGKYMACCLMYRGDVVPKDVNAAVATIKTKRTIQFVDWCPTGFKCGINYQPPTVVPGGDLAKVQRAVCMISNSTSVAEVFSRIDHKFDLMYAKRAFVHWYVGEGMEEGEFSEAREDLAALEKDYEEVGAESAEGDDGDEGDDY; translated from the exons ATGAGAGAGTGCATTTCCATCCACATCGGGCAAGCCGGAATCCAAGTCGGCAACGCCTGCTGGGAGCTCTACTGCCTCGAGCACGGCATTGGCCCCGATGGCCAGATGCCCAGCGACAAGACCATCGGCCGCGGCGATGACGCCTTCAACACCTTCTTCTCCGAGACCGGTGCCGGAAAGCACGTCCCCCGCGCCATCTTCGTCGATCTGGAGCCCACCGTCATCGACGAGGTCCGCACCGGCACCTACCGCCAGCTCTTCCACCCTGAGCAGCTCATTTCCGGCAAGGAAGACGCTGCCAACAACTTCGCCCGCGGTCACTACACCATCGGCAAAGAGATCGTGGATCTCTGCCTCGACCGCATCAGGAAACTCGCTGACAACTGCACCGGGCTTCAAGGGTTCTTGGTCTTCAATGCCGTCGGTGGCGGTACCGGATCGGGTCTCGGATCGTTGCTTCTGGAGCGGCTTTCGGTTGACTACGGAAAGAAATCCAAGCTGGGATTCACTGTGTACCCTTCTCCTCAGGTTTCTACATCTGTTGTGGAGCCTTACAACAGTGTTCTCTCCACCCATTCTCTGCTGGAGCACACCGACGTGTCTGTGTTGCTCGACAATGAGGCCATCTACGACATCTGCCGCAGGTCCCTCGACATCGAGCGTCCAACCTACACCAATCTGAATCGCCTCGTCTCTCAg GTCATTTCTTCGTTGACAGCGTCGTTGAGGTTCGACGGAGCTCTGAATGTGGATGTGACCGAGTTCCAGACGAACTTGGTTCCATACCCCAGGATCCATTTTATGCTTTCCTCGTATGCTCCGGTGATCTCCGCTGAGAAGGCGTACCACGAGCAGCTCTCGGTGGCTGAGATCACCAACAGTGCATTTGAGCCCGCTTCCATGATGGCCAAGTGCGATCCCCGCCATGGCAAGTACATGGCCTGCTGCTTGATGTACCGTGGTGATGTCGTTCCCAAGGATGTGAATGCCGCTGTGGCCACCATCAAGACCAAGAGGACAATCCAGTTTGTGGATTGGTGCCCTACTGGGTTCAAGTGCGGTATCAATTACCAGCCACCAACTGTTGTTCCCGGCGGTGACCTTGCCAAGGTGCAGAGGGCTGTTTGCATGATCTCCAACTCCACCAGTGTTGCTGAGGTGTTCTCTCGCATTGATCACAAGTTTGATCTGATGTACGCCAAGCGTGCTTTCGTGCATTGGTATGTGGGTGAGGGCATGGAGGAAGGAGAGTTCTCAGAGGCGCGCGAGGATCTTGCTGCTCTGGAGAAGGATTATGAGGAGGTTGGCGCCGAGTCTGCCGAGGGAGATGACGGAGACGAGGGTGATGACTACTGA
- the LOC137718789 gene encoding xylulose kinase 2-like → MADYSLPKDSYFLGFDSSTQSLKATVLDSNLNVVTTELVQFDTDLPHYKTKDGVYRDPSVNGRIVSPTLMWVEALDLVLRKLSSSNLDFGKIAAVSGSGQQHGSVYWKNGSSSLLSSLDPKKPFVDQFKGAFSVNDSPIWMDSTTTAQCRKLEKAAGGALELSQLTGSRSYERFTGPQIKKIFETHPEAYRNTERISLVSSFMASLLIGKHACIDESDGAGMNLMDIKKRAWSKKLLEATAPGLEEKLGKIAPAHSVAGHIAPYFLDRFRFNKNCLVILWTGDNLNSVAGLTVSTPGDLVISLGTSDTLNWITDDLQPSLEGNVFPNPVDTKGYMVMLVYKNGSLTREDIRNRYMESSWDRFTQALSNTLPLNGGKLGFYYNEHEILPPLPAGFHRYVLENFNGETLEGVNEREVEKEFDGASEVRAVIEGQFVSMRGHAERVGMPSPKRLIATGGASVNRAILGVAACVFGCEVYTVQGPDSASLGAALRAAHGWQCNNKGSFVPFKCLYEHKSENTSLKSKLAAIPDTHLVQKYGLIAKKRLEIENRLVEKLGRH, encoded by the exons ATGGCAGATTACTCTCTCCCCAAGGATTCCTATTTTCTTGGGTTTGACAGTTCCACTCA GTCTCTGAAGGCAACTGTGCTAGACTCCAATCTCAACGTTGTTACTACAGAGCTTGTCCAATTTGACACTGATTTGCCTCATTACAAAACCAAAGACGGAGTCTACCGGGACCCTTCGGTTAATGGTAGAATTGTTTCACCCACCTTGATGTGGGTGGAAGCTCTAGATCTTGTGCTTAGAAAGCTTTCCAGCTCAAATTTGGATTTTGGGAAAATTGCTGCTGTTTCCGGCAGTGGACAGCAACATGGCAGTGTCTATTGGAAGAATGGAAGTTCTTCGCTATTGTCATCATTGGACCCCAAGAAGCCATTCGTGGATCAGTTTAAAGGAGCATTTTCAGTAAATGATTCACCAATATGGATGGACAGCACCACCACAGCACAGTGTAGAAAGTTAGAGAAGGCTGCTGGTGGAGCATTGGAGTTATCCCAACTTACGGGTTCACGCAGTTATGAAAGATTCACAGGCCCACAGATTAAGAAGATATTCGAGACACATCCTGAAGCTTACAGAAACACTGAGAGGATCTCCCTGGTTAGTTCGTTTATGGCATCTCTTCTGATAGGGAAACATGCTTGTATTGATGAGTCCGACGGTGCAGGGATGAACTTGATGGATATAAAGAAAAGGGCCTGGTCTAAGAAACTTTTAGAG GCCACTGCCCCTGGTCTGGAGGAAAAACTTGGAAAGATAGCTCCTGCCCATTCTGTTGCTGGCCACATTGCTCCCTATTTTCTGGACAG ATTTCGCTTCAACAAGAATTGTTTGGTTATTCTGTGGACAGGAGACAACCTCAACAGTGTGGCAG GTTTAACCGTAAGTACCCCAGGGGATCTAGTAATCAGTCTTGGCACAAGTGACACC CTGAATTGGATTACTGATGATCTTCAACCTAGCTTGGAAGGAAATGTTTTCCCTAACCCTGTTGACACAAAGGGGTACATGGTAATGCTGGTTTACAAGAACGGGTCGCTTACTCGTGAAG ATATTCGCAACCGCTACATGGAAAGCAGTTGGGACAGGTTCACTCAAGCGCTTTCAAATACATTACCTCTAAATG GTGGGAAGCTGGGTTTCTACTACAATGAGCATGAAATTCTTCCCCCACTTCCAG CTGGTTTCCATCGCTACGTTCTTGAAAATTTCAATGGCGAGACTCTGGAGGGCGTGAATGAACGCGAAGTAGAGAAGGAATTCGATGGTGCTTCTGAG GTTCGGGCTGTAATAGAGGGCCAGTTTGTGTCAATGCGAGGTCATGCAGAAAGAGTTGGAATGCCTTCTCCAAAACGATTAATAGCCACCGGGGGTGCGTCTGTAAATCGCGCCATCCTGGGCGTCGCAGCTTGTGTTTTTGGGTGTGAGGTTTACACAGTTCAAGGGCCGG ATTCGGCTTCTCTAGGAGCTGCCTTAAGGGCTGCGCATGGTTGGCAATGCAACAACAAAGGCAGTTTTGTGCCCTTCAAATGCCTGTATGAGCACAAGTCGGAGAACACATCCCTCAAGAGCAAACTTGCAGCGATTCCCGACACACATCTAGTTCAGAAGTATGGGCTGATAGCGAAGAAGAGACTCGAAATAGAGAACCGCCTAGTTGAAAAATTAGGACGTCACTGA
- the LOC137717180 gene encoding probable protein phosphatase 2C 55 yields MLIVKKPRLEDPRFIFPEKQTIGVADGVDARAGDYAREQMMLTEATSSLLMLKYVNYYGIIDNNNCYGQETKTNVHDLVCGSVYLPKDNKLGEDAHFICPEKQTIGVADGVGGWAKKGIDAGHQYARELMNNAFIADHNPNNINVQKRKRKVAVMIEAVDPRKVLQETYAKTKEKGSNKEVVYQSPTQQRRFNCPYQLGNGISGDRPDSAWEECIQTIPGDIVVLGTDGLLDNMFPSEIEKVLVQGGGGDHDLDLGCGALASSIANLALYNSFDKHNPSPFSENARKAGFEHKGGKIDDITVIVAQVVAL; encoded by the exons ATGTTGATTGTTAAGAAGCCAAGGCTTGAAGACCCCCGCTTCATCTTCCCGGAGAAGCAAACTATTGGCGTAGCGGACGGAGTCGATGCCCGTGCCGGTGACTACGCAAGGGAACAGATGATGCTGACGGAAGCTACTTCGAGTTTATTAATGTTGAAGTACGTAAACTACTATGGTATCATCGACAACAATAATTGCTATGGTCAAGAAACGAAGACAAACGTGCACGATTTGGTTTGTGGGTCGGTTTATCTTCCCAAAGATAACAAGTTAGGCGAAGACGCTCACTTCATCTGCCCGGAGAAGCAGACTATCGGCGTGGCGGACGGCGTCGGTGGTTGGGCCAAGAAAGGCATCGACGCGGGTCATCAGTACGCGAGGGAACTCATGAACAATGCCTTTATCGCCGACCATAATCCGAATAACATCAACgtacagaaaagaaaaagaaaggtcgCGGTTATGATCGAAGCCGTTGATCCAAGAAAAGTGCTGCAGGAAACTTATGCTAAGACCAAGGAGAAGGGCTC GAACAAGGAGGTTGTGTACCAATCTCCAACTCAACAACGCAGGTTCAACTGTCCATATCAGTTGGGGAATGGCATCAGCGGTGACCGCCCTGATTCCGCTTGGGAGGAGTGCATTCAGACAATCCCCGGAGACATCGTAGTGCTTGGGACAGATGGCTTGCTGGACAACATGTTTCCAAGTGAGATTGAGAAGGTTCTCGTacaaggtggtggtggtgatcatGATCTTGATCTTGGTTGTGGCGCGTTGGCTTCAAGCATCGCCAATCTAGCTCTCTATAACTCGTTTGATAAGCACAACCCTAGCCCTTTTTCAGAAAACGCTAGAAAGGCTGGGTTCGAGCACAAAGGAGGCAAGATCGACGACATTACTGTTATTGTTGCTCAAGTTGTGGCTTTGTAG
- the LOC137717181 gene encoding probable protein phosphatase 2C 55 has translation MLIAKKPRVEEPRFICPEKQTNGVADGVGGWTKGGVDAGDYAREQMMLTEAALSSLMLKYVNYNGIINNNNCHGQETKRNLHEMVCGSVYLPKDNKLGEDAHFICPEKQTIGVADGVGGWAKKGIDAGQYARELMHNAFIAVHNPNNIDEQKRKRKVADMIGAVDPRKVLQETYAKTKEKGSSTACILSLNKESGVLHAVNVGDSGFLLFRNNKVVYQSPTQQRRFNCPYQLGNGISSDRPDSAWEEWIQTVPGDIIVLGTDGLLDNMFPSEIEQVLVQGGGGDRDLDLGCGELASSIANLALYNSFDKHSPSPFSENARKAGFEHKGGKIDDITVIVAQVVAL, from the coding sequence ATGTTGATTGCTAAGAAGCCAAGGGTTGAAGAACCTCGCTTCATCTGCCCGGAGAAGCAAACTAATGGCGTGGCGGATGGCGTCGGAGGTTGGACCAAGGGAGGCGTCGACGCCGGTGACTACGCAAGGGAGCAGATGATGCTGACGGAAGCTGCTTTGAGTTCATTAATGTTGAAGTACGTAAACTACAATGGTATCATCAACAATAACAATTGCCATGGTCAAGAAACAAAGAGAAACCTGCACGAGATGGTTTGTGGGTCGGTTTATCTTCCCAAGGATAACAAGTTAGGCGAAGACGCTCACTTCATCTGCCCGGAGAAGCAGACTATCGGCGTGGCGGACGGCGTCGGCGGTTGGGCCAAGAAAGGCATCGACGCGGGTCAGTACGCGAGAGAACTCATGCACAATGCCTTCATCGCCGTCCATAATCCGAATAACATCGAcgaacagaaaagaaaaagaaaggtcgCGGATATGATCGGAGCCGTTGATCCAAGGAAAGTGTTGCAGGAAACTTATGCTAAGACCAAGGAGAAAGGCTCGTCGACTGCTTGCATCCTCAGCCTTAACAAAGAGAGCGGAGTCTTGCATGCTGTGAACGTTGGGGACAGTGGGTTCTTGCTATTTAGGAACAACAAGGTTGTGTACCAATCTCCAACTCAACAACGCAGGTTCAACTGTCCCTATCAGTTGGGGAACGGCATCAGCAGTGACCGCCCTGATTCTGCTTGGGAGGAGTGGATTCAGACAGTCCCCGGAGACATCATAGTGCTTGGGACTGATGGCTTGCTGGACAACATGTTTCCAAGTGAGATTGAGCAGGTTCTTGTACAAGGAGGTGGTGGTGATCGTGATCTTGATCTTGGTTGTGGTGAGTTGGCTTCGAGCATCGCCAATCTAGCTCTCTATAACTCGTTCGATAAACACAGCCCTAGCCCTTTTTCAGAAAACGCTAGAAAGGCTGGGTTCGAGCACAAAGGAGGCAAGATCGACGACATTACCGTTATTGTTGCTCAAGTTGTGGCTTTGTAG
- the LOC137717395 gene encoding uncharacterized protein: MFPHLGWFVGLNYKSSSAKRLPDAKPPPAKIKPVAMLDAVQEVAIYIHRFHNLDLFQQGWYQIKITVRWEDSEYTSVGTPARVVQYEASDLGSDDVYGVWRIDDTDNSFSSQPFRIKYARQDVFLSIMISFNLSLAGLEGISSSPIILKFELLHAPILGNRSDLQASLDASPAAVHEFRIPSKALLGLHSYCPVHFDVFHAVLVDVSVHISLLKAVSYTHPLKVPSDSSTPENVGTEGDSGSNQASTQAAAADVNDIILAKSLLNARDILLEELQKLGKAIDQAIDLTDFISKIDDTKFDFLQENWVTADDKVSGQGKPQNGLEKLNGTSEFGSGEAIRHLSRGALQNSFHSLGDQVLYLWNTFLNFHRFNKTKILEYLRDTWAKDRRAEWSIWMVYSKVEMPHHFLNSSGGEESSHNGGHKRLSPMWKLTDDPAQTAATRAELHRRSIAQMKINNRSIQDMHLFGDPSRIPIVIVERVLNAPRRTTSENSYLRNLDVINSPGLLSGSGSDSINKKSDYISPKKGRVLKLVVFVHGFQGHHLDLRLIRNQWLLIDPKVEFLMSEANEDKTSGDFREMGQRLAQEVVSFLKKKMDKVSRSGSIADIKLSFVGHSIGNVIIRTALTDSIMEPFLRYLYIYLSISGPHLGYLYCSNSLFSSGLWLLKKLKNTQCIHQLTFTDDPDLQNTFFYKLCKKKTLENFKHIVLLSSPQDGYVPYHSARIDMCQAASLDFSRKGKVFLEMLNDCLDQIRAPQSENRVFMRCDINFDTSLYGKNLNTFIGRAAHIEFLESDIFARFIMWSFPDLFR, encoded by the exons ATGTTTCCGCATTTGGGGTGGTTTGTGGGTCTGAACTATAAATCATCATCGGCAAAGAGGTTGCCAGATGCCAAGCCTCCCCCGGCTAAGATTAAGCCGGTGGCTATGTTGGACGCTGTTCAAGAGGTTGCTATTTACATTCACAGATTTCACAATCTCGACCTTTTCCAGCAGGG ATGGTACCAAATTAAGATTACAGTGAGATGGGAGGACAGTGAATATACTTCTGTGGGGACTCCAGCAAGAGTTGTGCAATATGAAG CTTCTGATCTGGGTTCTGATGATGTATATGGAGTATGGAGGATTGATGATACTGACAACAGCTTCTCAAGTCAGCCGTTTCGAATCAAATATGCCAGGCAGGATGTCTTTTTATCAATCATGATATCGTTCAATCTATCTCTTGCTGGACTTGAG GGTATATCCTCGTCTCCTATTattttgaagtttgaacttCTGCATGCCCCCATATTGGGAAATAG GTCTGACTTGCAGGCTTCTCTAGATGCTAGCCCTGCCGCTGTCCATGAATTTCGAATTCCTTCTAAAGCTCTTCTGGGTTTGCATTCATATTGCCCTGTTCATTTTGATGTATTCCATGCAGTACTTGTTGATGTTAGTGTACACATCAGTCTACTGAAAGCTGTCTCTTATACACACCCATTGAAGGTACCCAG TGATTCTTCCACTCCTGAAAATGTTGGTACAGAAGGTGATTCTGGGTCCAATCAA GCATCAACACAGGCAGCTGCTGCAGATGTGAATGACATTATTCTTGCTAAATCATTGTTAAATGCTCGTGACATACTGCTTGAAGAACTCCAGAAACTTGGCAAGGCTATTGACCAAGCTATTGATTTGACCGATTTTATATCTAAAATAGACGACACAAAGTTTGATTTCCTGCAAGAAAATTGGGTGACAGCAGATGACAAAGTTTCAGGACAAGGCAAGCCACAAAATGGTCTTGAG AAATTAAATGGCACATCGGAGTTTGGAAGTGGTGAGGCCATACGCCACTTATCAAGGGGTGCCCTTCAGAATTCTTTTCATTCGTTGGGCGATCAAGTTTTATATTTATGGAACACTTTTTTGAACTTCCACAG gtttaacaaaacaaagataCTGGAATACTTGCGTGACACGTGGGCGAAGGATAGAAGAGCTGAGTGGTCAATATGGATGGTTTACTCTAAGGTTGAGATGCCACATCATTTTCTGAATAGTAGTGGGGGTGAAGAGTCTTCCCACAATGGTGGCCATAAAAGACTTTCACCTATGTGGAAATTAACCGACGAT CCTGCCCAGACAGCTGCTACCCGTGCTGAGCTTCATCGGCGAAGTATTGCGCAAATGAAG aTTAACAATCGGTCAATTCAAGACATGCATTTATTTGGAGATCCATCAAGAATTCCTATTGTCATTGTGGAACGTGTGTTGAATGCGCCTAGGCGTACAACTAGTGAAAATTCGTACTTGAGAAACTTGGACGTGATTAACTCTCCTGGCTTACTCTCTGGATCTGGCTCTGACTCCATAAACAAGAAATCTGACTATATCTCACCAAAGAAAGGCCGTGTTTTAAAGCTTGTCGTCTTTGTGCATGGCTTTCAG GGGCATCACTTGGATTTACGGCTTATTCGAAATCAATGGCTATTGATAGATCCCAAGGTAGAGTTTCTAATGTCAGAGGCAAATGAAGACAAAACATCTGGTGACTTCAGAGAAATGGGACAAAGGTTGGCCCAGGAAGTAGTTTCTTTCCTCAAGAAGAAAATGGATAAAGTTTCGAGATCTGGAAGCATAGCTGATATTAAGCTTAGCTTTGTGGGACATTCTATTGGGAATGTTATCATAAGAACGGCACTAACAG ATAGCATTATGGAACCATTCCTAAGATACCTGTACATATATCTTTCTATATCGGGCCCACACTTGGGGTATCTATACTGTTCAAACTCTTTATTCAGCTCTGGGTTGTGGCTCTTGAAGAAGCTCAAGAACACACAGTGCATTCATCAGCTTACATTCACAGATGATCCAGATCTTCAAAATACGTTCTTTTACAAGCTGTGTAAG AAGAAGACACTTGAGAATTTCAAGCACATAGTCCTGTTATCTTCACCACAG gaCGGTTATGTTCCCTACCATTCTGCTAGAATAGATATGTGCCAGGCTGCTTCATTGGATTTCTCAAGGAAGGGAAAAGTGTTTCTGGAAATGCTGAATGATTGCTTGGACCAGATACGGGCTCCTCAGTCTGAGAATCGAGTGTTCATGCGCTGTGACATCAACTTTGATACCTCATTGTATGGAAAGAACTTGAACACCTTCATAGGAAGGGCTGCTCATATTGAGTTTTTGGAGTCCGACATTTTTGCAAGATTCATCATGTGGTCTTTCCCTGACCTATTTCGGTAG